The window TCTCCACTGCCGTTGCGCCCGAGCGTCCCCGCGCGGCCTGCGCCGATGAGGACCCGGAGCTGTTCTTCCCGATCGGGGATAGCGGCCCGGCCCTGCTCCAGGAGGAAGAGGCCAAGGCTGTCTGCCGTCGCTGCCCGCTGATGGAGTCCTGCCTCCAGGGCGCGCTGGAGCGGGGTGAGACCGCCGGAGTGTGGGGCGGGCTGTCCGAGAAGGAGCGCCGCTCCCTCAAGCGCCGCGCCGCCCGCAGCCGCGCCGCTTCCTGATCCGTTCTGGCGGCTGCCTGATCCGCCCGCACCGGCCGCTGCACCACGGCGGCCGGGACGGGCGGTGACGGGGAGCCGGACAGCCCGGACCACAGTCGAGGGAGGCCCCATGGCCACGACGATGACCCCGCTCCAGCCCGGCACGGAAGCCGCCGCCCAGGCCGCCGCATTCGCGATCTTCGGCAGCGACATCCCGCCGATCGGGCCGGAGGACTACAGCGGCAGCTGGCGCACCACCCTCCACGTCATCGCGGAGGAGTGGGTGGGCGAGGGCCGCTTCGAGCAGCACGCCGCCCGCACCGCGACCGCGCTCAACGAGCTGTTCGCCACGCAGGAGCGGTACGGCGTCGGCTCGCCCGAGGCACTCGCCGGCGGTAGCGCGCTCCAGCCGCTGATCGACCGGTGCCGCCACTTCGGCATCACCACCGCCGACCTCACCCGGCACGGCGCGCGGTTCCCCGAGAGCTGATTTCGTTCCCGCCCGGCGGGAGCGGCAGGCAGTTTCGGGTCCGCCCCGCAGCGCTCCCCCGCACCGGTCGCCCGCCCCTCGGGAGGCTGGCCTTTCCGTGCGCCCGGAGCGGGTAGTGCCGGTGCCAGTTTCGTGATCAACCGTCCGCACCGGCTGCCGTTTCGGGAACGCACCCCTCGCGTTTCGGGAGCACCGGCCGCCGTTTCGACCCCGCCCTGAACGACCCCTTCCGGAGGCCCCCATGACGATCACCGACATGCCGCAGACCGCGGCTCCCGACACCCCCGCTTCGCACCCGCAGGGCCACGCTTCGGGCGTACCCGAGAAGGTTTCGGGTACGCCTCGGGGCGTTTCGAGCCCGGACAAGCGGAAGACGATCAAGCCCACCCGCGACCGGCTGATGACCGCCCTGTCGCTCGTCGCCGCGTTCGGCGGCACGCTGGTCGGCGTCATCGGCTTCGCGATGTCCTACAGCACCCTGGCCAAGGTCGCCCTGAGCTGGGGATTCAGCAAGGAACTGGCCCCCTGGTTCCCGGTCGGCGTCGACGCCAGCATCATCGCCTTCCTCGCGCTGGACCTGTACCTGATCCGCAAGGGCACCCCGTGGCCGCTCCTGCGGATGGCCGCGCACGCCATGACGGGCGCGACGATCTGGTTCAACGCCAGCTCACAGGGCCACATCGGCACCGACCCGGTACAGGCCGCCAGCCACGGCGTCATGCCGATCCTGTTCGTGATCGGCGTCGAGGCCGCCCGCCGCCTGATCATCCAAAAGGCCAGGCTGGAGGCGGGGACGGTCACCGACCGGATCCCGCTGCACCGCTGGATCCTCTCCCCTATCGCAACCCCGCGGTTCTACCGCCGGATGCGGCTGCACAACGTCACCTCCTACCCGGAGATGATCCGGCGCCAGCAGGAGCTCATCGGCTACGAGCAGTGGCTCAAGCGCAAGTACGACGGCGACCTCGGCAAGGCCACCGAGGACGAACTGCTGCCGATGAAGATGGCCGCCCACGGCTACACCGTCGCGCAGGCCCTCGCGATGCCTGAGCAGCAGGAACGCGCTGCTGAGGCCCGCGCGGAGGAGGCGGAGCGCCGGCGCCTGGACGCGGAGACGCGCCGGGAGCTCGCGCGC is drawn from Streptomyces capillispiralis and contains these coding sequences:
- a CDS encoding DUF2637 domain-containing protein, whose translation is MTITDMPQTAAPDTPASHPQGHASGVPEKVSGTPRGVSSPDKRKTIKPTRDRLMTALSLVAAFGGTLVGVIGFAMSYSTLAKVALSWGFSKELAPWFPVGVDASIIAFLALDLYLIRKGTPWPLLRMAAHAMTGATIWFNASSQGHIGTDPVQAASHGVMPILFVIGVEAARRLIIQKARLEAGTVTDRIPLHRWILSPIATPRFYRRMRLHNVTSYPEMIRRQQELIGYEQWLKRKYDGDLGKATEDELLPMKMAAHGYTVAQALAMPEQQERAAEARAEEAERRRLDAETRRELARKQAEADRLEAEGKLEAVRARVEGETGQARAHARAQVSAAERAAELEEAALETAVIAEARAREAEAERKEAQEREAKAAADVRAAELERQAAEKRRLAAEADRVAAAEAQAIETAEIAEARQRAAEADRVAAEAERAAAETRRRAAEADRLTAEENERKATADANTQAARKREAETEYAAAERRLAAAELEQRAAEIEDAAKLTPRERAVRKVARMAFAAGAVFVGLDADGMHRELCRVVSIADVQREFNVSSTDTASKYRQEAVALIAGGYRPEQ
- a CDS encoding WhiB family transcriptional regulator — encoded protein: MNRDSIVRTPYYGAVSTAVAPERPRAACADEDPELFFPIGDSGPALLQEEEAKAVCRRCPLMESCLQGALERGETAGVWGGLSEKERRSLKRRAARSRAAS